The following nucleotide sequence is from Gymnodinialimonas sp. 202GB13-11.
TCGAATCTCTCCGCGGCCTTCTCCAAACTCGGCAAAAAGGTCCTGCAAATCGGCTGCGACCCCAAGCATGACAGCACCTTCACGCTGACGGGTATGCTTCAGCCCACCGTGATCGACATCCTGAAGGACGTCGATTTCCACGCCGAAGAACTCCGCCCCGAAGATTTCATGACCGAAGGCTTCAACGGCGTGCAGTGTATCGAGGCCGGTGGCCCGCCCGCTGGCACCGGCTGCGGCGGCTATGTCGTGGGTCAGACGGTAAAACTGCTCAAGCAGCATCACCTTTTGGAAGACACCGATGTCGTTCTGTTCGACGTCCTCGGCGATGTGGTTTGCGGCGGCTTTGCCGCGCCGCTCCAGCACGCCGACCGCGCGATGATTGTGACGGCCAATGATTTCGACAGCATCTACGCGATGAACCGCATCATCGCCGCCGTGCAGGCCAAGTCGAAAAACTACAACGTGCGTCTCGCGGGCTGCGTCGCCAACCGCTCCAAGGACACGGATGAGGTTGACCGCTACTGCGACAAGGTCGGCTTCAAGCGCATCGGACATATGCCAGATGTAGACGCTATTCGGCGCTCTAGGCTCAAAAAGAAGACCCTCTTCGAGATGCCCGATGACGAAGACATCGTGCAGTGCCGCGCTGAATACATCCGTCTGGCCGAGGTGCTCTATGCGGGCACCGATCCGCTCGCGCCCGCGCCGCTGGAAGACCGCGATATCTTTGAATTGCTGGGGTTCGACTGACTTGGTGGACACGCCCACATATGACGCCACCCGCAACCGGGTAGAGGCCTATTTCGACCGCACCGCGACCAAAACGTGGGAGCGGTTGACCTCTGACGCGCCGGTCTCCGGCATCCGCCGCACTGTGCGCGCGGGCCGCGACCGGATGCGCGCGACGATGTTGGCCGCCTTGCCGGATGATTTGACAGGCCGCCGCGTGCTCGATGCAGGCTGTGGCACGGGGGCCATGACCGAGGAATTGGCCAAACGCGGCGCGGACGTTGTCGCCATCGACATCTCGCCGCAACTCATCGACATCGCGGCGAAGCGTCTGCCCGAGGAACTCTCCCATCGCGTGACCTTCCGCTCGGGCGACATGCTCTCCCCCGATCTGGGCGATTTCGACCACGTCATGGCGATGGATTCGATGATCTACTACACCGCGCCCGACCTTGGCCGTGCGCTTGCGGGTCTTGCGAAACGCTGCCCCCATATCGTCTTCACCGTTGCGCCGCGCACGCCCTTCCTGATGGCGTTCTTTGGCCTCGGAAAGCTCTTCCCGCGCAGCGACCGCTCGCCTGTCATGATCCCGCATTCGGAAAAAGCTATACGGCGAGAATTGTTGAAAAACAATTGCTTAACCCCCGGTTGCAACCTTGCAACCGTGTCGTCGGGCTTCTACATCTCCCAATGCTTGGAGATCCGCGCATGAGTATGCTGAAACGCATATCCATCCGCTATCTGCCCTTCGCAGATGCCGCCAGCGATGAGCTGCCGCTCGGCCAATTGCTGCGGCTGAGCCTCTTCCAGGTCTCCGTCGGCATGGCCGCCGTTCTGCTGCTCGGCACCCTCAACCGTGTCATGATCGTAGAGCTTCAGGTTCCCGCCTTCCTCGTCGCCTGCATGGTCGCGCTGCCCGTCCTGATCGCCCCCTTCCGTGCGCTTCTGGGCTTCAAATCCGACACCTACAAATCGGCCATCGGCTGGAAGCGCATTCCCTACCTCTGGTTCGGCACGCTCTGGCAATTCGGCGGCCTCGCCATCATGCCCGCCTGCCTTCTGGTCCTCGGGGGTGAGGTCACGCAAACCACCTACGACATTCCCTTCGCCGGAGAGATCCTCGCAGGCCTCGCCTTCGTGATGACCGGCGTGGGCATGCACATGACCCAGACTGCGGGCCTCGCGCTGGCCGCCGACCGCGCCACGGATGAGACCCGCCCCCGCGTCGTGGCGCTGCTGTATGTGATGTTCCTGATCGGCATGGGCGTCAGCGCCGTGGTGATCGGCTGGTTCCTCCGTGAATTCACCCCGCTGGAGCTCATCCAGGTGATCCAATCCTGCGCCGTCCTGACCCTTGTTCTGAACGTCGCCGCGCTTTGGAAACAGGAAACCGTGCGCCCAATGTCGAAGGCCGAGCGCGCTGTCGCAGGCCCCACCTTCCGCGAGGCTTGGGCCGATTACGCCAATGGCGGCACCGCTGGCCGTCTGCTCGTCGTCGTGTTCCTCGGAACCATGGCGTTCAATATGCAGGACGTTCTGCTGGAACCATATGGCGGTGAAATTCTTGGCCTGTCGGTGTCCGCCACGACGCTCCTGACCGCCACGTGGGCTGCTGGCGCGCTGACCGGTTTCGCTCTTGCCGCCCGTTGGCTGGCGAAGGGCATCAACCCGTTCCGAATGGCGAGCCGTGGCCTTCTCTTTGGCCTTCTCGCCTTCTCCGCCGTAATCTTCTCAAACCCATGGGGCTCGTCGGAGCTGTTCTTCATCGGCGCCTGCGCCATCGGCCTTGGCGGTGGCCTCTTCTCTGTCGCCACGCTGACCGCTGCCATGACCATGCCGACCACGCAAAATGCCGGTCGCGGCCTTGCACTCGGTGCTTGGGGTGCGGCGCAGGCCACGGCTGCCGGTATCTCAATCGCCATCGGCGGAGCAATCCGCGATGGCGTCAATTCCCTCGCCCTGTCTGGACAACTTGGCGAGGCCCTCGACAGCGGAGCGACCGGCTATCAGGTCGTCTACCATTTCGAGATCTTCCTGCTTTTCGCGACACTCGTGGCCCTTGGGCCGCTTGTCAGAACCAGAACGACCAAAACCCAAGACGGGGGGGCAAAAATCGGCCTCGCCGACCTCCCCACTTGAAAGGACCCACGTCATGGAAAATGCATTCTTTGGCAACTTTGACCTCGCAAGCCTATCGATCTGGCTGTTCTGGATCTTCTTCGCGCTGCTGATCTACTACCTGCAGACTGAGAACATGCGCGAAGGCTATCCGCTGGAATCCGAGGAAGGTGGCGAAGCCGCGAACCAAGGCCCTTTCCCAGTACCTGATCCGAAAACCTTCGAGTTGCCCCATGGGCGCGGCAAGGTTGTGGTTCCCTCCGCGGAGAATGAAGAAGAGCATCGCCGCCACGATCTTGATGACGTGATGGAGCGCGAACGCCCCTCCACCGGCTATCCCTGGGACGTGACGGGCGATCCGATGAAGGCTGGTGTCGGCTCGGGCGCTTGGACGCCGCGCCGGGATGAGCCGGAACTGGACGGCCACGGCCACGCCAAGATCGTGCCGATGGGCGCGACCGAGGCCTACCGAGTCAGCGCCGGTAAAGACCCGCGCGGCAAGGTTGTGCGTGGCGGTGACGGCGAAGAGGTCGGTGTGATCTCGGATATGTGGATCGACGCGCCGGAACAGCTGGTTCGCTACCTTGAGATCGAGCTTGATGCAGATCACGGCGGCGGAAAGCGCCTTGTGCCAATCCACTTCTGTCAGATCTGGAACCGCGTGACGATCAACGCGATCCACGGGCGTCACTTCGCAGATGTGCCGATCACCAAGTCGTCCACCCAGATCACCAAACTCGAGGAAGAGAAGATCTCTGCCTACTACGGCGCGGGCATTCTCTACGCCGATGAGGATCGCATGGAACCGCTGCTCTGACCGACGCAGCCAAACCGTAACCCAAGGAGCAACAGACCGATGCCCCACGACCACCACGACGACTTCCAGACCGAGCCGGTCCGTGGCCTTCCCGAGATGCTGCCGGAGGGGGAACACATCCTCTGGCAGGGTCAGCCCCATTGGTGGACGCTGGCGAAAGAAGCCCTCAGCCTGTGGTGGGTCGCAGGCTATTTCGTGTTTCTTTTCGCCTGGCGGACCATCGGCGGGGCGGCAACGGAGTCGTGGGTGCAAAGCGCCACCGCCGCATCGTTCTTCCTTGTCCTGGGTTTAATTGTTTGCGTGCTTCTGATGCTGGTGGCTTTGGTTCAAGCCAAAGCCTCCGTCTATACGATCACCAACAAGCGCGTCGCGATGCGCATTGGCGCGGCACTGACTATGACGCTGAACCTGCCGTTCAAGCAGGTTCAGAACGCCAACCTCGGCCTGCGCAAATCCGGCCATGGGACCATCGCGTTAGAAATGAACCCCGAAGGTGGCACGGGCTTTTCCTACGTCATGACATGGCCGCATGTGCGCCCGTGGAAGATGAAGCACACCCAACCCGCGCTGCGCTGCATCCCCGATGCCAAGCGTGTGGCTGACATTCTTTCGGACGCAGCGCAGACCGCCGTGTCCGAAGCCCCAACGATCAAAGTCACCCGCGTGCCTGAAATGGCCGCTCAACCCGCGGAATGAAGGAGGAGAACGACCAATGACCCTCGATTCCACGACGACCCAAGACCGCATGGTCCGAACCGGGCCGGAGCAGAAACTTGTCGAGCGCGACAAGGAGATGATCCCAACGGTTCTGATCCGCGCGATGTTTATCCTGTGCCTGTGTGTGCTGATCATCGTGACCTATGCCCGGCTGACAGACAGACCGCTGTCAGCCATGCCACCGTCTGAGGCGGACGTTCCGATCGTGACCGAACGCACGGTGCGCATCTTTGCAGATCTTGACGGATCGGCCCGCGTGCTGGGCCTTGACGGCCAAGTCGTTGCCGATTTTGCGGCTGATGAAGGCGGCTTTGTCGCTGGTGTCTTCCGTGTTCTGGAACGCGAACGCGGGGCCGTGGGCCTTGAAGCGTCTGAGCCCATCCGCGTGGTCCGCTATGCCGATGGCCGCATCAGCCTGCGCGATGATTTCACCGATTTCCGGGCCGAGCTTGTTGGTTTCGGTGCAACCAACGAAGCCGCCTTCGCGCGCATTCTGGAGGAATAAGACATGGGCCTTCTGACACGCGAATTCGAAACCCACCCTTGCGAGGTTGAAGTCAGCCACTGCTTCGACAGCCTCCATGCGCATGTGAAGTTTCTGGACGGCACAACCATCAACCCCGGTGACGAAGTGCTGGTGAAAGGGCCGCCTGTGATGGCCCCTTATGGCGAGGTCGTTCGTGAAGAACGCGTCGCCCGCATCACCCGCGCCTCGAAACTGGAACAGCTCTGGACCCGCCTGACTGGCGATTTCGAGTTCATGGAGCTGTGTGAATTTTCATTCTCTGAGGAGGTGAAACTATGAAAGACCTTACCAACGAACCCGCCCTGCACACCGCTGACGCCACGACCGTTGAAGAAGGTTTGGCGATCCAGGAGGAACAGGCGAAGTATGACGACGATTTCGCCACCACGACGGCGATGAGCGATACGCTTTTGACGCCGCGCTTCTACACGACCGATTTTGATGCGCTGGATGCGGTCGACGTCACTCCCGTTCGCCAAGAATGGGACGCACTGATTGCGCAGATGCAATCGGACCCAAACAAGGGCCATTTCAAGAAGAACGAAGATTGGGACCACGTCGATTGGGACGGAATGGAGCCGCAGCTGAAGAAGGAATTCATCGACTTCCTGATCTCAAGCTGCACGGCTGAGTTTTCGGGCTGCGTGCTCTACAAGGAGATGAAGCGGCGCGGGAACAATGAAGACATCACCCAATTGTTCCAGCTTATGGCCCGCGACGAGGCACGCCATGCGGGTTTCATCAACGACGCCCTGCGCGAGGCTGGCCTGCGCGTGAACCTTGGGTTCCTGACGCAGAACAAGAAGTACACCTACTTCCGGCCAAAGTTCATCTATTACGCGACCTACCTGTCCGAGAAGATCGGCTACGCCCGCTACATCACGATTTTCCGCCATCTGGAGAAGCATCCGGAGCATCGCTTCCACCCGATCTTCAAGTGGTTCCGTGAATGGTGCAATGACGAGTTCAGCCATGGTGAGGCCTTCGCCCTTCTGATGAAGACGGACCCCAAACTGACGCAGGGCCTGAACCTATACTGGATCAAGTTCTTCCTCGTCGCGTTTTGCGCCACGATGTATGTGCGTGATCACCAGCGTCCGGCCTTCCACGAAGCCCTCGGCGTCGACCCGGATGAATACGCCCACGAGGTGTTTCGAAAGACGTTCGAGATTGCTCGGCAAGTCTTTCCGATCACGCTCGACATTGATCACTCGCGTTGGCAGCCGGCGTTGGAGCGCCTGCAAAAGGCGAACGAGGATTTGGCAGAGGCCAAGGAACAGGGTCGGTTCCTGCGCAAGATTGACGCGCAGATGCGGGCTGGTCTGGCCTTTGCCAGCATGATGTCGATCCCAGCGATCCGTCGGGAAACGTTGACCAACGTTCGTCTGGAGCCCGCCTACTGATGCTCAGCTCGCCCTGGATCGCGGCCCTTGCGGCCCTTTTTGTCTGGTGGTTCTCCACCGGAGCGATCCTGTTTGCCGTGCGGCGCGCCGATCATGGCGGGCCGCATGCCAGGCTTTGGGCGTGCTTGATGACCTTGCCGATTGTCGTTCTGGGTGTGGCGGGCTTTATCGACACGCTCGCCAACCCATCCCTTGCCGCGGTTTATGTCGCGTTCTTGTCCGCCCTCGCAATCTGGGGCTGGATCGAGCTGACATTCCTGACCGGCACAATCACCGGCCCTGTCACTTCGCATTCGGTGCCCAATGTGTCCGAGGGCGAACGGTTCATTCGTGCCTGGGGCACCGTCGCCTATCACGAGATGCTGTTGGGCGCTGTCATGGTTGCCATGGTGATCCTGTCCTGGGGCGCCGAGAACCAGTTCGGAATGTGGACCTTCGCGGTGCTGTTCGCCGCCCGCATCAGCGCAAAGCTGAACCTTTATCTGGGTGTTCGGAAAGTGAATGTGGAATTCATCCCCGAACCTCTCGAACACCTTCCCAGCCATTTCCGCACCGCGCGGATGAACTGGCTGTTCCCGATGTCGATCACTGCCCTGTCGTTCACAACCGCCTGCTGGCTGGAACGGCTTTGGGTCTCTGAAAGCCAGGCTGATATTGTCGGCTTTGCCCTGTTGAGCGCGCTCTCCGCGCTCGCCCTGTTGGAGCACTGGTTCATGGTGCTGCCACTCCCCGACGAAAAACTATGGCGATGGATGCTGCCCGAGCGCCCCCAGCCTGCCCAAGCGACAAGACTAAGCGAGGAAGTCCAATGAACTTTGACCAGCTGTTTGAATCCCAGCTCGACCAACTCAAGGAAGAGGGAAATTACCGTGTATTTGCCGAGTTGGAGCGTGAAACGGGTGACTTCCCGCGCGTGAAAAACCACGGCAATGGGGAGCAGGACAAGGTCACTGTCTGGTGCTCAAACGACTATCTGGGAATGGGTCAGAACCCCAAGGTCATGCAGACGATGATGGACACCGTCGCGACCTGCGGCACGGGCGCCGGCGGCACGCGCAACATTTCGGGCAATGCGCATCACCACAAGCTGTTGGAGGCCGAACTCGCTGACCTTCACGGCAAGGAAGCCGCGCTTCTGTTTACCTCGGGCTACGTGTCGAACTGGGCGTCCCTTTCCACGCTGGGCTCTCGCTTGCCTAATGCGGTGATCCTGTCGGACGCGCTCAACCATGCCTCGATGATCGAGGGCATCCGTCACGCAAAATGCGACAAGGTCATCTGGAAGCACAACGATCCCGAAGATCTGGACCGGAAACTGGCCGCGTTGCCCTCGAATGCGACCCCAATCGTGGCGTTCGAGTCGGTATATTCCATGGATGGTGACATCGCCCCGATCGCGGAAATTCTCGACGTCTGCGAAAAGCACGGCGCCATGAGCTACATTGATGAGGTGCATGCAGTTGGCATGTATGGGCCGCGTGGCGGTGGCGTGGCCGAGCGTGAAGGCTTGATGGACCGCATCACCCTGATCGAAGGCACGCTTGGCAAAGCCTATGGCTGCGTTGGCGGCTACATCACCGGTTCTCACTCGCTTGTGGATTTCATCCGCTCTTTCGCAAGCGGGTTCATCTTTACCACAGCCTTGCCACCTGCCGTGGCGGCCGCAGCCACCGAATCGATCCGGCACCTCAAGGAAAGCGGTTGGGAACGTGCGATGCAGAAGCGGCAAGTCGCCCGCCTGCGCGCCCGCTTGGACGCCGAAGGTATTCCGCATGAACACAACCCGTCCCACATCATTCCGGTGATGGTGAAGGACCCCGTGAAGTGTAAAATGCTGGCCGACATCCTGATGGATCAGTTCGGGATTTATGTGCAGCCGATCAACTATCCTACCGTCCCAAAGGGAACAGAACGCCTGCGCTTCACGCCCGGCCCGCTGCATACGGATGAGGATATCGAGTACCTCGTGATGGCCCTGAAAACGCTCTGGAAGCAGTGCGCCATTGCGCATGCTGTTGCCTAAGACGCGAAAACTTCACAAAAAGGTGTGGACGCATTCTGGATACACCTAGGTATACAGTTGTGAGCACATTCGAAGGGAGCAACCCATGAAAAGACTTTCTGTCCTGACCGCGGCAGCCGCACTTCTCACCACCCCTGTTCTGGCCGACGGCCACGCAACCGGTGACGCAGAAGCAGGCGAGCGCGCCTTCCGTCAGTGCATTTCCTGCCACGTTGTTGTGGACGCTGAAGGTGAAACGCTGGCTGGCCGCAATGCCCGCACCGGCCCGAACCTTTGGGGCATCCACGGTCGCGTGGTCGGTTCAGTCGAAGATTTCCGCTATTCCAACGGTCTGACGGCCCTGATGGAAGCAGGCACCGAATGGGACGAGGCCGCATTTGTTGGGTACGTGCAAGACCCGACGGGCTGGATTCGTGAAACCACGGGCGATGATAGCCTGCGTGGCGCGATGAGCTTCCGCGTGCGCTCGGAAGAGGACGCGCTGAACCTCTACGCCTATCTTGTCTCGCTCGGCGGGCCGGAAGCAGAATAAGCGGCTTCCGCGATTTAGATGACTTTGACAAACGGGCGGCCAATTGGTCGCCCGTTTCAGTTTGCCGATGCCATAATGCAAAAAGCCCGAACCTCTTGCGCGACGCGGTCAGGCATCTCTTCATGTGATAGATGACCGACCTCGTCCAACACGATCAGATCTGCGTTCGGCATCGCGTTTGCCGCTCGCTGAGCAACTTTCACGCCCACTGCCTCGTCCGCCGCACCATGGATGAACAAGGTGGGCGTCTCGATCTGAGGCAGAGCCTTCCCAAGCTCCGCAAGCGACCATTGCGCCATCATGGCGAGGGTTCCATCGACATGGGATTTGCGGCTGATGAGTTCCGCATATGGTTTGAGCAGTTTCTCAGGCAGTTCAGTTCCGGTCGAGGCGATGACGGAGCGCGCCTGTTTCACGGCCTGATCACCGGAGGGCAGGAAGAACCCGGTCAGCGGATTAAGTGCCAGCACCTTAGCCATGACCGGAAACAGAACGCCTGCAGCGCCCTGAAAATCCTCCAACGCGCCGTTCAGGATGATCAGCTGCCTTGGCTTGCACAAGCTCCGCCGCACCAACTCAAGCGCAACGGCTCCACCGGCCGAATGGCCTATGATCACCTCTGGCTCGGCATCCAGATGCGTGAGGAGCGTGGAAACATCGGAGGCCACATCCGGTAGGCGCGCGCGGCCACGCGGACTTTTCGTGAACCCATGGCCCGGAAGGTCGGGCATGATCGCGTCCCAATCGCCAATGCCCGACTCAAGCAGTGGGGCCCATGTATGTGTTGAGGCGCCGGCCCCATGCAGCATCAGGGCGGTTGGGCCGGCACCTTTTCGTTGCACATGCCAACGATGGGGCGCGACCTGCACGCTTTGGCTGGCGGATCGGTTTGGCCAGCCGGGCGGTGGCAGATGGACAGTCACGGGGTCAGCGCTGCGTCCACAGCGCGGGAAAGGCTTTGCCCGTCGGCGCGGGGCAAGGGCAGGTAAGGGGCCCCCATCTCGCGGGCCAATCCGTCAAGGCCGCGGGTCGGGCGCAATCCGGTGTCGATAACAAGGCCCGGCACACCTTCGGCCCGTA
It contains:
- the puhC gene encoding photosynthetic complex assembly protein PuhC — encoded protein: MTLDSTTTQDRMVRTGPEQKLVERDKEMIPTVLIRAMFILCLCVLIIVTYARLTDRPLSAMPPSEADVPIVTERTVRIFADLDGSARVLGLDGQVVADFAADEGGFVAGVFRVLERERGAVGLEASEPIRVVRYADGRISLRDDFTDFRAELVGFGATNEAAFARILEE
- the bchO gene encoding alpha/beta fold hydrolase BchO → MTVHLPPPGWPNRSASQSVQVAPHRWHVQRKGAGPTALMLHGAGASTHTWAPLLESGIGDWDAIMPDLPGHGFTKSPRGRARLPDVASDVSTLLTHLDAEPEVIIGHSAGGAVALELVRRSLCKPRQLIILNGALEDFQGAAGVLFPVMAKVLALNPLTGFFLPSGDQAVKQARSVIASTGTELPEKLLKPYAELISRKSHVDGTLAMMAQWSLAELGKALPQIETPTLFIHGAADEAVGVKVAQRAANAMPNADLIVLDEVGHLSHEEMPDRVAQEVRAFCIMASAN
- the puhE gene encoding putative photosynthetic complex assembly protein PuhE codes for the protein MLSSPWIAALAALFVWWFSTGAILFAVRRADHGGPHARLWACLMTLPIVVLGVAGFIDTLANPSLAAVYVAFLSALAIWGWIELTFLTGTITGPVTSHSVPNVSEGERFIRAWGTVAYHEMLLGAVMVAMVILSWGAENQFGMWTFAVLFAARISAKLNLYLGVRKVNVEFIPEPLEHLPSHFRTARMNWLFPMSITALSFTTACWLERLWVSESQADIVGFALLSALSALALLEHWFMVLPLPDEKLWRWMLPERPQPAQATRLSEEVQ
- the bchL gene encoding ferredoxin:protochlorophyllide reductase (ATP-dependent) iron-sulfur ATP-binding protein, producing MREAAGLEARGIKSPPVLRGQDGEGSLQVHQTDDMKIEGAKVFAVYGKGGIGKSTTSSNLSAAFSKLGKKVLQIGCDPKHDSTFTLTGMLQPTVIDILKDVDFHAEELRPEDFMTEGFNGVQCIEAGGPPAGTGCGGYVVGQTVKLLKQHHLLEDTDVVLFDVLGDVVCGGFAAPLQHADRAMIVTANDFDSIYAMNRIIAAVQAKSKNYNVRLAGCVANRSKDTDEVDRYCDKVGFKRIGHMPDVDAIRRSRLKKKTLFEMPDDEDIVQCRAEYIRLAEVLYAGTDPLAPAPLEDRDIFELLGFD
- a CDS encoding PucC family protein — protein: MSMLKRISIRYLPFADAASDELPLGQLLRLSLFQVSVGMAAVLLLGTLNRVMIVELQVPAFLVACMVALPVLIAPFRALLGFKSDTYKSAIGWKRIPYLWFGTLWQFGGLAIMPACLLVLGGEVTQTTYDIPFAGEILAGLAFVMTGVGMHMTQTAGLALAADRATDETRPRVVALLYVMFLIGMGVSAVVIGWFLREFTPLELIQVIQSCAVLTLVLNVAALWKQETVRPMSKAERAVAGPTFREAWADYANGGTAGRLLVVVFLGTMAFNMQDVLLEPYGGEILGLSVSATTLLTATWAAGALTGFALAARWLAKGINPFRMASRGLLFGLLAFSAVIFSNPWGSSELFFIGACAIGLGGGLFSVATLTAAMTMPTTQNAGRGLALGAWGAAQATAAGISIAIGGAIRDGVNSLALSGQLGEALDSGATGYQVVYHFEIFLLFATLVALGPLVRTRTTKTQDGGAKIGLADLPT
- the puhA gene encoding photosynthetic reaction center subunit H; translation: MENAFFGNFDLASLSIWLFWIFFALLIYYLQTENMREGYPLESEEGGEAANQGPFPVPDPKTFELPHGRGKVVVPSAENEEEHRRHDLDDVMERERPSTGYPWDVTGDPMKAGVGSGAWTPRRDEPELDGHGHAKIVPMGATEAYRVSAGKDPRGKVVRGGDGEEVGVISDMWIDAPEQLVRYLEIELDADHGGGKRLVPIHFCQIWNRVTINAIHGRHFADVPITKSSTQITKLEEEKISAYYGAGILYADEDRMEPLL
- the puhB gene encoding photosynthetic complex putative assembly protein PuhB encodes the protein MPHDHHDDFQTEPVRGLPEMLPEGEHILWQGQPHWWTLAKEALSLWWVAGYFVFLFAWRTIGGAATESWVQSATAASFFLVLGLIVCVLLMLVALVQAKASVYTITNKRVAMRIGAALTMTLNLPFKQVQNANLGLRKSGHGTIALEMNPEGGTGFSYVMTWPHVRPWKMKHTQPALRCIPDAKRVADILSDAAQTAVSEAPTIKVTRVPEMAAQPAE
- the hemA gene encoding 5-aminolevulinate synthase, whose translation is MNFDQLFESQLDQLKEEGNYRVFAELERETGDFPRVKNHGNGEQDKVTVWCSNDYLGMGQNPKVMQTMMDTVATCGTGAGGTRNISGNAHHHKLLEAELADLHGKEAALLFTSGYVSNWASLSTLGSRLPNAVILSDALNHASMIEGIRHAKCDKVIWKHNDPEDLDRKLAALPSNATPIVAFESVYSMDGDIAPIAEILDVCEKHGAMSYIDEVHAVGMYGPRGGGVAEREGLMDRITLIEGTLGKAYGCVGGYITGSHSLVDFIRSFASGFIFTTALPPAVAAAATESIRHLKESGWERAMQKRQVARLRARLDAEGIPHEHNPSHIIPVMVKDPVKCKMLADILMDQFGIYVQPINYPTVPKGTERLRFTPGPLHTDEDIEYLVMALKTLWKQCAIAHAVA
- the bchM gene encoding magnesium protoporphyrin IX methyltransferase gives rise to the protein MVDTPTYDATRNRVEAYFDRTATKTWERLTSDAPVSGIRRTVRAGRDRMRATMLAALPDDLTGRRVLDAGCGTGAMTEELAKRGADVVAIDISPQLIDIAAKRLPEELSHRVTFRSGDMLSPDLGDFDHVMAMDSMIYYTAPDLGRALAGLAKRCPHIVFTVAPRTPFLMAFFGLGKLFPRSDRSPVMIPHSEKAIRRELLKNNCLTPGCNLATVSSGFYISQCLEIRA
- a CDS encoding cytochrome c family protein gives rise to the protein MKRLSVLTAAAALLTTPVLADGHATGDAEAGERAFRQCISCHVVVDAEGETLAGRNARTGPNLWGIHGRVVGSVEDFRYSNGLTALMEAGTEWDEAAFVGYVQDPTGWIRETTGDDSLRGAMSFRVRSEEDALNLYAYLVSLGGPEAE
- the acsF gene encoding magnesium-protoporphyrin IX monomethyl ester (oxidative) cyclase, producing MKDLTNEPALHTADATTVEEGLAIQEEQAKYDDDFATTTAMSDTLLTPRFYTTDFDALDAVDVTPVRQEWDALIAQMQSDPNKGHFKKNEDWDHVDWDGMEPQLKKEFIDFLISSCTAEFSGCVLYKEMKRRGNNEDITQLFQLMARDEARHAGFINDALREAGLRVNLGFLTQNKKYTYFRPKFIYYATYLSEKIGYARYITIFRHLEKHPEHRFHPIFKWFREWCNDEFSHGEAFALLMKTDPKLTQGLNLYWIKFFLVAFCATMYVRDHQRPAFHEALGVDPDEYAHEVFRKTFEIARQVFPITLDIDHSRWQPALERLQKANEDLAEAKEQGRFLRKIDAQMRAGLAFASMMSIPAIRRETLTNVRLEPAY